In the genome of Hyphobacterium sp. CCMP332, one region contains:
- a CDS encoding ABC transporter permease → MRKFNIGIIISIIFLVIWIVLGLFSELISSEKPLYYSEDGKSYFPIFEKESLRNYKSQKFEAVLWPPIPFSFSSMDMQNTGSKAPGVKENRKSGNFKHLLGTDHLGRDVAAGLIAGANVSLKIVFYSLLLSAMFGILIGLITGYFGDHGLKVRFPILILIFSLILTLIFHSSGSGLISLSFIIWLLLCFILYFLLKSIPYKFFNSKKNLPLDLLIWRILEIFDSIPKILLLIAIFAGFSPSLERVIILIALISWPGISKIVRAETLSEKNKNYIEAGKALGFKNSRLIFIHILPNIIAPISVYLTFFAGSIILIESSLSFLGLGMPPDVQTWGRMLALAKNHLSSWWLVFFPGFFIFATVYSLNTLGRYLSSKIQYRKQQNLLI, encoded by the coding sequence ATGAGAAAGTTTAACATAGGCATTATTATCTCAATCATATTTCTTGTTATATGGATTGTATTGGGTCTTTTTTCCGAATTGATTTCCTCCGAAAAACCTCTTTATTACAGCGAGGATGGTAAATCTTATTTTCCAATATTTGAAAAGGAATCTCTTCGAAACTACAAATCGCAAAAATTCGAAGCAGTCTTATGGCCCCCAATTCCTTTCTCTTTTTCAAGCATGGACATGCAAAATACCGGTTCCAAAGCTCCCGGTGTCAAGGAAAATCGAAAAAGTGGAAATTTTAAACATTTATTGGGAACGGATCATTTAGGCAGAGATGTTGCCGCAGGTTTGATTGCCGGTGCGAATGTTTCTCTTAAAATTGTTTTTTATTCCCTATTACTTTCGGCAATGTTTGGAATTCTGATCGGATTGATAACAGGTTATTTTGGCGATCACGGATTAAAAGTGCGTTTCCCAATTCTAATTCTCATATTCAGCTTAATCCTTACTTTGATTTTTCATTCCTCCGGATCGGGCTTAATATCCCTATCATTTATTATCTGGTTGCTGCTCTGTTTCATCTTGTACTTCCTTCTCAAGTCTATTCCTTATAAGTTTTTTAATTCTAAAAAAAACCTGCCATTGGATCTGTTGATATGGCGCATTTTGGAAATATTTGATTCTATTCCTAAAATTTTACTTCTCATTGCCATTTTCGCTGGTTTTAGTCCTTCTTTGGAAAGAGTCATAATTCTTATCGCCCTCATAAGCTGGCCGGGCATCAGTAAAATTGTAAGGGCAGAAACACTCTCAGAAAAAAATAAAAACTATATCGAAGCAGGAAAGGCTTTGGGCTTTAAAAACAGCAGATTGATATTTATTCATATTTTACCCAATATTATTGCTCCAATTAGCGTGTATCTAACTTTTTTTGCCGGTTCGATTATACTTATAGAATCCTCTTTATCGTTTTTAGGTTTGGGAATGCCACCGGATGTTCAAACATGGGGAAGAATGTTGGCCCTAGCCAAAAATCACTTATCTTCCTGGTGGTTGGTCTTCTTTCCAGGCTTTTTTATTTTCGCGACCGTGTATTCATTAAACACCCTTGGAAGGTATTTAAGCTCAAAAATTCAATATAGAAAGCAACAGAATTTGTTGATATGA
- a CDS encoding toxin-antitoxin system YwqK family antitoxin, whose translation MKFQNSFPLFFTAIFIALSSQLSFAQMQKREYYDEAKRVLKEEYYVKLEDMNTLHGEYKRYYEDGDLAAKGFFRDGLKDTTFLEFYPNGNTKIIATYKDGKKEGPLEIYDMDGRILQKAYFKEDKLQDEISGYYENGNVRIIGKFKDGKPEGLINEYYSNGNLRSEIFYENTHQHGPAKLYYPNGVLMVEQTYNKGVLSGNFKTYFPSGKLETEGVHDDGEKNGVFTTYAESGQKLLESHYSNGLMNGQAKGWYRNGNLKYQLNYKDGSKIGKCYKYYDDGSNMELAVYKNDEADVKITGYWNDGTIKYKKQVKDKINSGTWQYFNEQAILVKKEPYKKGKLYGEVISYYDHGATKKVETFVHGNANGEATVYHANGEVKEKYLNRRGKIHGEYIAFHDDGKKAVKGQYILGMKNGLWQYFDENGNLIKEESYKRNKLTSEKTVK comes from the coding sequence ATGAAGTTTCAAAACAGCTTTCCATTATTTTTCACCGCAATTTTTATTGCGCTTTCCTCTCAATTGTCTTTTGCGCAAATGCAAAAAAGAGAATACTATGATGAGGCGAAAAGGGTATTAAAGGAAGAGTATTATGTTAAACTCGAAGACATGAACACTCTTCACGGTGAATATAAGAGGTATTATGAAGATGGAGATCTTGCTGCAAAAGGCTTTTTCCGCGATGGTTTAAAGGATACGACCTTCCTGGAGTTTTACCCCAACGGAAATACAAAAATAATCGCTACATATAAAGATGGCAAGAAAGAAGGGCCCCTGGAGATTTATGATATGGACGGTCGTATTCTTCAGAAAGCATATTTCAAAGAAGATAAACTTCAGGATGAAATTTCCGGATATTATGAAAATGGCAATGTGCGAATTATTGGCAAATTCAAAGACGGTAAGCCCGAAGGCCTTATCAATGAATATTACAGCAATGGAAATCTGAGAAGTGAAATTTTTTATGAAAACACCCATCAGCATGGACCGGCTAAGCTTTATTATCCAAATGGCGTCCTAATGGTGGAACAGACCTATAACAAAGGGGTGCTTTCTGGTAATTTCAAGACCTATTTTCCATCAGGTAAACTCGAAACCGAAGGAGTTCACGATGACGGAGAAAAGAACGGCGTATTTACAACTTATGCTGAATCAGGACAAAAGCTATTAGAAAGTCATTATTCCAATGGCTTAATGAACGGCCAGGCAAAAGGTTGGTATAGAAACGGCAATTTAAAATACCAGTTAAATTACAAGGATGGTTCTAAAATTGGCAAGTGCTATAAATATTATGATGATGGTTCAAATATGGAATTGGCAGTTTATAAAAACGACGAAGCTGATGTGAAAATCACTGGCTACTGGAATGACGGAACCATCAAATACAAAAAACAAGTAAAGGATAAAATCAATTCTGGGACCTGGCAATATTTCAATGAACAGGCCATTCTTGTTAAAAAAGAACCCTACAAAAAGGGAAAACTATACGGCGAGGTTATCAGCTATTATGATCACGGTGCAACTAAGAAAGTCGAGACCTTTGTTCACGGTAATGCGAATGGTGAAGCCACCGTATATCATGCCAATGGGGAGGTAAAGGAAAAATACTTAAACAGAAGAGGGAAAATACACGGAGAGTATATCGCATTTCATGACGATGGCAAGAAGGCCGTCAAGGGGCAATACATTCTTGGTATGAAAAACGGATTATGGCAATACTTTGATGAAAATGGCAATCTAATCAAGGAAGAGTCGTATAAAAGAAATAAATTGACGAGTGAAAAAACCGTCAAATAA
- a CDS encoding acetyl-CoA C-acyltransferase, whose translation MKEVVIVSAVRTPIGSFGGTLSSIPATRLGAVSIKAALEKAGLDSKEVNEVFMGNVLQAGLGQAPARQASMYAGISDQVPCTTINKVCASGMKAVMLGAQSIMCGDNDVVVAGGMENMSAVPHYLLNGRNGQKLGDLKLTDGLLYDGLTDVYNSYHMGNAAELCAKECNISRDDQDKYAIESYKRSALAWENGWFKNEVIPVEVPQRKGDPIVFEEDEEYKNIIMDKVQKLRPVFQKEGTVTAANASTLNDGASAIILMSADKAKELGIKPIAKIRSFADAAQAPEWFTTAPSKALPKAIDKAGLKFSDIDFYEINEAFSVVAIANNQEMKLNPAKVNVHGGAVSLGHPLGNSGSRILITLIGVLQQHGGKIGAAGICNGGGGASALVLELM comes from the coding sequence ATGAAAGAAGTAGTTATAGTATCTGCAGTAAGAACGCCCATTGGTAGTTTTGGAGGAACTTTATCAAGTATTCCAGCTACTCGCCTGGGTGCAGTTTCCATTAAAGCCGCTCTAGAAAAGGCAGGACTCGATTCCAAAGAAGTAAATGAAGTATTCATGGGGAATGTATTACAGGCCGGCCTTGGTCAAGCACCGGCTCGTCAGGCATCCATGTACGCCGGAATTTCAGATCAGGTTCCCTGCACAACGATTAATAAGGTTTGTGCATCAGGAATGAAAGCAGTTATGCTTGGCGCTCAATCCATTATGTGCGGCGATAATGATGTGGTCGTAGCAGGTGGTATGGAAAATATGTCTGCGGTTCCACATTATTTACTCAACGGAAGAAATGGGCAAAAACTCGGTGATTTGAAACTGACCGACGGGCTCCTTTACGATGGCCTAACCGATGTATACAATTCTTATCACATGGGGAATGCAGCAGAACTTTGTGCTAAAGAATGCAATATTAGCCGGGATGATCAGGACAAATATGCCATTGAGTCATATAAAAGATCGGCATTGGCCTGGGAAAACGGCTGGTTTAAGAATGAAGTTATTCCCGTTGAAGTTCCACAAAGAAAAGGTGATCCAATCGTATTTGAGGAAGATGAGGAGTACAAAAACATTATAATGGATAAGGTACAAAAACTCAGACCTGTATTTCAAAAGGAAGGCACAGTAACCGCAGCCAACGCATCAACATTAAATGACGGGGCTTCAGCAATCATTTTGATGAGTGCTGACAAAGCCAAAGAATTAGGAATTAAACCCATCGCTAAAATCAGATCATTTGCCGATGCGGCTCAAGCGCCCGAATGGTTCACTACTGCGCCTTCCAAAGCGCTTCCAAAGGCAATAGATAAAGCAGGTTTAAAATTTTCTGATATAGACTTTTATGAAATCAATGAGGCATTTTCAGTTGTGGCCATTGCCAATAATCAGGAAATGAAACTTAATCCGGCAAAAGTAAATGTCCACGGAGGTGCCGTTTCTCTTGGTCATCCTTTGGGAAATTCCGGAAGCAGAATTTTGATCACCCTGATAGGTGTTTTACAACAGCACGGTGGAAAGATTGGGGCCGCTGGAATTTGCAACGGAGGCGGAGGTGCTTCTGCTTTGGTACTCGAATTAATGTAG
- a CDS encoding STAS domain-containing protein — protein sequence MKYNITKGEKYTIFKIEEDRLDAVVSPEVKSHMIIFKSEGIRNIIIDLQEVKYADSSGLSAILTANRVCKEQNGILILSNVSEQVQKLLEITQLHRVIELIPTNEEAIDRVFLHEVENDLGEE from the coding sequence ATGAAATACAACATAACAAAAGGCGAGAAATACACTATTTTCAAAATAGAAGAAGACAGGCTAGATGCTGTTGTATCACCGGAAGTGAAATCCCACATGATTATATTTAAATCGGAGGGGATAAGAAATATCATTATTGACCTTCAGGAAGTTAAATACGCAGATTCATCCGGATTGAGCGCAATTTTAACTGCCAACCGTGTATGTAAGGAACAAAATGGAATACTAATTCTGAGCAATGTTTCCGAACAAGTCCAAAAATTACTGGAAATTACACAATTGCATCGCGTCATTGAACTAATTCCAACCAATGAAGAAGCCATTGACAGAGTATTTCTACATGAAGTTGAAAATGATTTGGGCGAAGAGTAG
- a CDS encoding RNA methyltransferase encodes MLKQEDSKIARAAIKTYLYLRILIIKQMDYKNDLKKIQSLKNKKFRKEFKQFIVEGDKIINEAIDSDFKIEAIWLNQDADYKISEKAKQKGIDVKLVGQKWLERAGTLMSNKFGIALLQIPEEKKIEYNRGWVLALDSINDPGNFGTIIRSAEWFGINTIICSHNSVELYNPKVIMASKGSFLRLNILFKDLKEVLSGYQGMVLAADMEGQNIHEMKLETKNGIILMGSESHGISGELEKHINHKIHIPGNGQAESLNLAIATSIILDNLNRLELI; translated from the coding sequence GTGCTCAAACAGGAGGACAGCAAAATTGCCAGGGCGGCAATTAAAACATATTTATATTTAAGAATTCTGATTATCAAGCAAATGGATTATAAAAATGACCTCAAAAAGATTCAATCTTTAAAAAATAAGAAATTTCGAAAGGAATTTAAGCAGTTTATCGTAGAAGGTGATAAAATCATAAATGAAGCGATAGATTCGGATTTTAAAATTGAAGCCATTTGGTTAAATCAGGATGCCGACTACAAAATAAGCGAAAAAGCCAAGCAAAAAGGAATAGATGTCAAATTAGTCGGGCAGAAATGGCTGGAAAGAGCCGGTACTTTGATGTCTAATAAATTTGGGATTGCCCTGCTCCAAATTCCGGAAGAAAAGAAAATTGAATATAATAGAGGATGGGTTTTAGCGCTTGACTCTATAAATGATCCGGGTAATTTCGGAACCATTATCCGATCAGCTGAATGGTTTGGTATCAATACAATCATCTGCAGTCATAATTCAGTGGAATTGTATAATCCCAAAGTGATCATGGCCAGTAAAGGGTCTTTTTTGCGTTTAAATATTCTGTTCAAAGATCTCAAAGAGGTACTCAGTGGTTATCAAGGAATGGTTTTGGCAGCAGACATGGAAGGTCAAAATATCCACGAAATGAAATTAGAAACCAAAAATGGTATAATTCTAATGGGAAGCGAATCACATGGCATTTCAGGAGAACTGGAAAAACATATAAATCATAAAATACATATTCCGGGAAACGGGCAGGCAGAGAGTTTGAACCTGGCCATTGCCACTTCAATCATATTGGATAATCTGAACAGATTGGAATTAATTTAA
- a CDS encoding queuosine precursor transporter: protein MSPSNSFSESKKTTLFIVLASIFLTNAILAELIGVKIFSAEAFVGLAPAQMDILGFVLDFNLTAGVVIWPVVFITTDIINEYFGRDGVKRLSTLTAFLIAYIFVAIYFVTSLPPADFWMEINGKMPDGTPFDINYAFSKIFLQGLGIILGSIFAFLISQFLDVYVFHFLRRFTGSKKIWVRATGSTLVSQLIDSFVVLTIAFYIFGEWSVTQVVSVGIINYIYKFTVAVVLTPLLYLAHGIIDNYLGKELAEKMIQDASDSTKKVL from the coding sequence ATAAGCCCTTCGAACAGCTTTTCTGAATCTAAGAAAACTACACTTTTCATTGTATTGGCAAGTATATTCCTGACCAATGCTATTCTTGCAGAGCTTATTGGCGTTAAAATATTTTCTGCAGAGGCCTTTGTGGGCCTGGCTCCGGCACAAATGGATATTCTTGGTTTTGTACTGGATTTTAACCTCACTGCGGGTGTTGTCATCTGGCCTGTTGTATTTATCACTACAGATATTATAAATGAATATTTTGGACGCGACGGCGTAAAGCGTCTAAGTACGCTCACGGCCTTTCTTATTGCCTATATTTTTGTTGCTATCTATTTTGTTACTTCCCTCCCCCCCGCAGATTTTTGGATGGAAATAAATGGTAAAATGCCGGACGGAACACCCTTTGATATTAATTATGCTTTTTCAAAAATCTTTCTTCAGGGCCTCGGAATAATTCTGGGTTCAATTTTTGCCTTTCTAATTAGTCAGTTTTTGGATGTATACGTTTTTCATTTCTTAAGACGATTTACAGGAAGTAAGAAGATATGGGTGAGGGCTACAGGTTCTACTTTGGTTTCCCAACTGATTGATAGTTTTGTTGTACTTACAATCGCGTTTTACATTTTTGGCGAATGGTCGGTGACACAGGTCGTTTCGGTCGGGATTATTAATTACATCTATAAGTTTACCGTAGCCGTAGTGCTTACTCCTCTTTTGTATCTTGCTCACGGAATAATAGATAATTATCTTGGCAAAGAGTTGGCTGAGAAAATGATTCAGGATGCCTCCGACTCGACCAAGAAGGTGCTTTAA
- a CDS encoding ribonuclease Z yields MIKITVLGSSSAMAAHGRYPSAQIMHHDNELILIDCGEGTQFKLQELKIKSHKINHILISHLHGDHFFGLIGLLSSMHLQGRKKELNIYGPPGLAELIRLQLKYSNSVLNYYINFQPLSEGKKELILSTKTLNIYSFPLNHRIACFGFRFDEKQSQLNIIKEKLNPEISAENIRSMKQGQDILKKDGTVKFFHRDYTYHKGEALSYAYCSDTRFDKSILNEIKNVDLLYHEATFLHELINRAEHTFHTTAKEAGKMANLAEVGKLMIGHFSTRYKDPDLLLEEAKEEFEKTILAIEGQTIAVTKP; encoded by the coding sequence TTGATTAAAATAACAGTTTTAGGATCAAGTTCAGCAATGGCCGCGCACGGAAGGTATCCTTCGGCTCAAATTATGCATCACGATAATGAATTGATACTAATAGATTGTGGCGAGGGCACCCAGTTTAAATTGCAGGAATTAAAAATAAAAAGCCATAAAATTAATCATATCCTTATCAGTCATTTACACGGAGATCATTTCTTTGGATTGATAGGTTTGCTTTCCAGCATGCATTTACAGGGAAGGAAAAAAGAATTAAACATATACGGCCCTCCGGGTTTAGCCGAATTAATTCGTCTGCAACTTAAATATTCCAATTCCGTTTTAAACTATTATATTAATTTTCAACCTTTGTCTGAAGGCAAAAAAGAATTAATACTTAGTACAAAAACCTTAAATATTTATAGCTTCCCACTAAATCACAGAATTGCCTGTTTCGGATTTCGATTTGATGAAAAACAAAGTCAATTGAATATCATAAAAGAAAAACTGAATCCTGAAATAAGTGCCGAAAATATAAGAAGCATGAAACAAGGTCAAGATATTTTAAAAAAAGATGGAACTGTGAAGTTTTTTCATCGTGATTATACTTATCACAAAGGTGAAGCACTTTCTTATGCCTATTGTTCTGATACTCGTTTTGATAAAAGCATTTTAAATGAAATAAAAAATGTAGATTTGTTATATCATGAAGCAACATTTCTTCATGAATTAATTAATAGAGCAGAACATACTTTTCATACAACTGCAAAAGAGGCCGGTAAAATGGCCAATTTAGCAGAAGTTGGTAAATTAATGATTGGGCACTTTTCTACGCGCTACAAAGATCCGGACTTATTACTGGAAGAGGCGAAAGAGGAGTTTGAGAAAACTATTTTGGCAATCGAAGGACAAACTATAGCTGTAACCAAACCCTAA
- a CDS encoding VWA domain-containing protein has protein sequence MTFYKTLGWFEIISIAAFALFYILYIINTSKKASRFNTNTFNLLKKLFLRTAYFVLIIIALLGPSFGEVKKEIKAVGKDIYIAVDLSLSMNSNDIPPSRLEKIKFELKNILNAFKSDRIGLIIFSSEAFVQCPLTYDQNALSLFIETLNSELVPNAGTNLEAPLHLALDKHLDPNNTTTSKQAKVIMVISDGEDFEGDIDEISEKISENGIKVFTLGVGTLDGGKIPYANSFKTDRNGNIVVSKLNEESLKKLAAETNGNYFVLNDEVNEVEKMINDISVIEGELRDTRNIDASANKYYYFLFIALMLICVDLLFTSRTFRI, from the coding sequence ATGACATTTTATAAAACATTAGGATGGTTTGAGATAATATCAATCGCTGCTTTCGCGCTGTTCTATATATTGTATATAATTAACACCTCGAAAAAAGCGAGTCGTTTTAATACGAACACATTCAATTTACTTAAAAAGTTGTTTTTGAGAACGGCCTACTTTGTTTTGATAATTATAGCACTTCTCGGCCCATCTTTTGGGGAAGTAAAAAAAGAAATCAAGGCTGTGGGTAAGGATATTTATATTGCTGTCGATCTCTCGCTTTCAATGAATAGCAATGACATACCTCCAAGTCGATTGGAAAAAATAAAATTTGAATTAAAAAATATCTTAAATGCGTTTAAGTCCGATAGAATTGGCTTAATCATATTTTCCTCTGAAGCCTTTGTGCAATGTCCGCTTACCTATGATCAAAATGCCCTGAGTTTATTTATTGAAACATTAAATTCAGAATTGGTTCCAAATGCAGGCACCAACCTCGAAGCGCCATTACATTTGGCCCTTGATAAACATTTGGATCCAAACAATACCACCACAAGTAAACAGGCCAAAGTTATTATGGTTATTTCCGACGGTGAGGATTTTGAAGGAGATATCGATGAAATTTCAGAAAAAATTAGTGAAAATGGAATTAAAGTATTTACTCTGGGCGTTGGTACTTTGGACGGTGGAAAAATTCCATATGCCAATTCATTTAAAACTGACCGTAATGGCAATATAGTCGTCAGTAAATTGAATGAAGAGTCACTTAAAAAATTAGCAGCAGAAACAAATGGCAACTATTTCGTTCTCAACGATGAAGTCAATGAAGTGGAAAAAATGATTAACGATATCAGCGTCATCGAAGGCGAACTTCGCGATACAAGAAACATCGATGCTTCGGCCAATAAATATTACTATTTCCTTTTTATTGCATTGATGCTAATTTGTGTAGACCTATTGTTTACATCAAGGACATTCAGAATATGA
- a CDS encoding phosphoribosylaminoimidazolesuccinocarboxamide synthase — MQAIKETNFQFKNQTGFYRGKVRDVYFFDQKMAIVVTDRISAFDVILPKAIPFKGQILNQIAKRNLEASRDIIPNWLESNPDPNVSIGKKCNPIPIEMVIRGYLSGHAWREYKSGKTHICGVPFPKGMKENDKFDKPIITPATKAEEGHDEDISREDIIRRNIIDENTYQKLEDITRKLFERGTELASKQGLILVDTKYEFGIYEDQIYLIDEIHTPDSSRYFYADNYSESQKKGQKQKQLSKEFVREWLMENNFQGKEGQIIPAMTEDVLKMISDRYIELFEKLTGENFEPDLDENPLLRIKRNIEKTFG; from the coding sequence ATGCAGGCCATTAAAGAAACCAATTTTCAATTTAAAAATCAGACAGGCTTTTACAGAGGAAAGGTAAGAGATGTTTATTTTTTTGATCAGAAAATGGCAATAGTTGTCACGGATCGCATTTCAGCCTTTGATGTAATTCTTCCTAAAGCAATCCCTTTTAAAGGTCAGATTTTAAATCAGATAGCCAAAAGAAATCTGGAGGCAAGCAGAGATATTATTCCCAATTGGCTGGAATCCAATCCAGATCCAAATGTTAGCATCGGTAAAAAATGCAATCCCATACCCATAGAAATGGTAATTCGGGGCTATTTATCCGGGCATGCCTGGAGGGAATACAAATCCGGGAAAACACATATTTGTGGCGTTCCTTTCCCTAAGGGAATGAAAGAAAACGATAAATTTGATAAGCCAATCATTACGCCGGCAACCAAAGCTGAAGAAGGCCATGATGAAGACATTTCACGAGAGGATATCATCAGGCGAAACATTATTGATGAAAATACTTATCAAAAACTTGAAGATATCACCAGAAAGCTCTTTGAAAGAGGCACAGAATTAGCTTCCAAACAAGGCCTGATTTTGGTAGATACAAAATATGAATTTGGCATTTACGAAGATCAAATATACCTGATTGATGAAATCCACACTCCTGATAGCTCGCGCTATTTTTATGCTGATAATTATTCCGAAAGTCAAAAAAAAGGCCAAAAACAAAAACAGCTCTCTAAAGAATTTGTACGTGAATGGCTAATGGAAAATAACTTTCAGGGGAAGGAAGGGCAAATCATTCCGGCGATGACAGAGGATGTCCTTAAAATGATTTCTGACCGATATATTGAACTGTTTGAAAAACTCACAGGAGAGAATTTTGAACCAGATCTTGATGAAAACCCATTGCTAAGAATCAAAAGAAATATAGAGAAAACTTTCGGCTAA